The genome window TTTGAGATGGAGAAAGATTTGGAATATATTTTAGATTGTTTAAATATATCAAAGGGAGAGTTTTATAGCATAATGTCTGAAGTACCGCACAAACATGATGAGTATAAAATATCTCCTTGGATACATATTTCTCGACTTAATAGAAAAATAAGAGGTTATTAATTTAAATATGTGCAAAAAACGAAGATTACTGAAATTTAGGTGTGATTAGGAATGTATGTGTTGGTTATAGCAGGAGGGATTCCCTCAAATAAGTATAGGGGTAATGGGATCTTCGAATTTGATCAAGCGAAGGCGTTGGCTAATGCCGGTATAAAGGTGGTTTATGTTGCTGTAGATGTTCGTTCCTTGAGGCGATGGCGAAAATGGGGATATGAACGCTACGATGTAGCTGGGGTACATGTTTTTTGTGTAAATATACCATTAGGTAGACTTCCTAAATTTATTTTGCGTAAAATTTCAATATATGGTTTACAAAGTCTTTATAAGAAGGTCTTTAGGGAGTTTGGAAAACCGGATGTGTTGCATGCTCATTTTACTAATATGGGGTATATAGCAGCTCAATTAAAAAAACGTATCGATGTTCCTCTAGTGATAACAGAACACTCTTCAGCTCTTGTTCAACCAGTATTGGGCAAAAGAGTTTTCGAAATAGCAAAAGAAGCATATTCTAATGCTGAAGCTGTTATTGCAGTTAGTCCTTCGTTGGCGAAAGTTATTCAAGACAAATTTAAAATAAAAACTCGATTTGTGCCTAATATAGTTGATACAGAAATATTTAATTTTAACACTGCGGATAAAGTGGAAAATAAAGTATTTCGGTTTATTTCTGTTGGGAATTTAATTTATAGTAAGCGAATGGATTTAATTGT of Aminobacterium sp. MB27-C1 contains these proteins:
- a CDS encoding glycosyltransferase, translated to MYVLVIAGGIPSNKYRGNGIFEFDQAKALANAGIKVVYVAVDVRSLRRWRKWGYERYDVAGVHVFCVNIPLGRLPKFILRKISIYGLQSLYKKVFREFGKPDVLHAHFTNMGYIAAQLKKRIDVPLVITEHSSALVQPVLGKRVFEIAKEAYSNAEAVIAVSPSLAKVIQDKFKIKTRFVPNIVDTEIFNFNTADKVENKVFRFISVGNLIYSKRMDLIVKAFYKVFIDNPHVSLTILGEGSERKRIEKYISKYKLGDRVKLLGVQPRTNVAKELKRSNCFVLPSRFETFGVAYIEALAVGVPVIATKCGGPECFVHKRNGLLIPVDDEEALVFAMKYMYEHNEKYNKQKIALETKNRFSPENISKELIKIFKEILVY